ATCCAGAGGCCCGAGCGCACCGAACTGGCCCGCAGCACATGCGATGCAGGGCCGTGGGATCTTGCCGCGGATTCCTCGCAGCGTGGGCGCGGCAGCGACACGGAGTCTTGGGGCGCGAGTCGGAACCGCCGGAACTCGGGATTGGGGACTCAGGACTTAGACCCTGATTGTGGAGCCGCCTGAGGTCTGCACGGGCGAATGAATTCGCTGCAACGACTACACGAAGTCCGCCTGCGCGGACTGGCTTGCTTGGGCGTGAGGTCGAGTGTGGGGCGCGCCACGGTATCCCACAAATGCGTCGGCCCTCCCCGTTGCCGGGGAGGGCCGATTGTTGTCACTGGCTCGTGTTACTGGCGGGCCAGGAAGCCCAGCACCGGCCCGGCCATCGGCCGCAGGTCCTGCTCCAGGTCGTAGTTGCTCAGCACGACCAGCGTCCAGTCGCCCACCATCTCCACGTCGGCGCCAATGCCGGAGGCGCTACCGCCGCCGCTGTGGCCGATGGTCGGGTGCTCGTCCGGGAATGCGGCCACGTAGAACCCGTACGCGTACTTCACCGGCGCGCCCGGACCCACATCCACCTTGCCTTCCAGCACCGTCCGCGTCATCTCCGCGCCCAGCAGCCGGTGCTCGCGAAGCGCCTGCGTGAAGCGGAACAGGTCTTCCGCCGTCAGGCCGATCCCGCCGAAGCCGCTCAGGTCCGTGGACGGCCCGTGATCGCCCACCATCCACTCGTTGCTCCGGCGCGGCTCCAGCCCCATGGGGTCCGTCTCGGGCGGACGCGAGTAGCCGCGCGCCCACGGCAGCCGCCGGTACGCATCCAGGTTCGCGACCGCCATCCCCGCCGGGCGGAACACGTGGTCGCGCACGTACTCCCCGAACGGCTGCCCGCTCACCCGCTCCACCACGGCGGCCAGCACCGCGTATCCGCCGTTGCTGTACTGCATCCGCTCGCCGGGGCGGAACGCCAGCGGCTCGCCGGCGAAGAGCGCCATCCACTCCCGCGGGGTGGCGTACCGGGTGCCCCGCACGTAGCCGGGGGACAGGAACGGGTCGCCCACGCCGGCCGTGTGGGTCAGCAGGTGGTGGATGGTCACGTGCCGCCGCGCATCCTCGTTGGGATAGTCGGGGAGCACGGCGCCCAGCGTGTCGGTGAACTTCAGCCTGCCGTGCTCCACCAGCTGGGCGACGGCGACGCCGGTGATCATCTTGGGCACCGAGCCCGTGCCGATGCGGGTGTCGAGCGTGTTCGCCCGGCCCGCCTCGCGGTCCGCCATCCCGTACGCCTGGTGATGGACGATGCGGCTGCCGTGCGCCAGCAGCACCACGCCGCTGAACCGGTCCGCCTCCGCCGCCGCGCCCACGTGGCGGGCGACCGCGGCGGCGACGGTGGCCTCGTCCACCTTGCCCTGCGGAAATTCCGGGCGTGCGCCCCGTGGCGGCATCGGGTGCAGCTCGATCAGTTTCATCCGCGCGGGGTCGGCCGGGTCGGCGACGAACTCCA
The Longimicrobium sp. DNA segment above includes these coding regions:
- a CDS encoding serine hydrolase domain-containing protein; this translates as MMNTTIAITLAALLAASPARAQQQPAPAGPSGAPAPVQIPATPAGTAARAFMDAVNAGDSATLHAFVERHVSQTLAMGWTPARYEAMFGRLVRQSGGGLEPGRLMDQGDPNYLGVIFQTRSGGRIGVEFVADPADPARMKLIELHPMPPRGARPEFPQGKVDEATVAAAVARHVGAAAEADRFSGVVLLAHGSRIVHHQAYGMADREAGRANTLDTRIGTGSVPKMITGVAVAQLVEHGRLKFTDTLGAVLPDYPNEDARRHVTIHHLLTHTAGVGDPFLSPGYVRGTRYATPREWMALFAGEPLAFRPGERMQYSNGGYAVLAAVVERVSGQPFGEYVRDHVFRPAGMAVANLDAYRRLPWARGYSRPPETDPMGLEPRRSNEWMVGDHGPSTDLSGFGGIGLTAEDLFRFTQALREHRLLGAEMTRTVLEGKVDVGPGAPVKYAYGFYVAAFPDEHPTIGHSGGGSASGIGADVEMVGDWTLVVLSNYDLEQDLRPMAGPVLGFLARQ